One window from the genome of Anopheles merus strain MAF chromosome 3R, AmerM5.1, whole genome shotgun sequence encodes:
- the LOC121595912 gene encoding uncharacterized protein LOC121595912 isoform X1 has translation MAYINVAEWSTDMVTDWLKGLHDSMYHYVKSFTNNGVGGKQLLNIRPYELEQLGMHVIGHQEIVLEAVENLKNFNYNLDKENLQFLALHVATAAHSLGKQLEFSDQEKLETAVLKDITRTITHLKALIEWLDRAPFRGQKKFDELRKQCMRFGLEVATVAMRDRFSLMPVQAIRQNAKKLESIGEYIIKDIMDPIILQPASLDLVTLKKRESDLGFLIMRNFHGVHRITEIKFNSPAHNSGKVEEGDEIVQINYQTVVGWEYKKVVQQLQESPPDVLLTLKKRPKHMKIYGQIYIKPYRLPSKKRSLPYRWGESLPSPRAMDTFALQDFTLPLERVPEKHVPSDSESEGSDILTVTDAKEAEKEIRLYLPKPRAVLQRRHTLSSFKDLVGVSSWHEPQGGKPLPSSDLQSLRDKSVSFGFGLEMAPRPTTTCLGLGGGGADGTGANHGTVPAKCSSFGGLQSSLPDIVPQEAEAVAPPPNDLSIVGARPGSGGSIEHGGDSEAYKAGVSKVVRFESSSKADQCHVDTQYTCQVDSTVLETFEPIPYVDEDLPAAVVQPPPTVTERVKRFESFASRTTTTAAAAATIVSVNGQHGASDNSGTSGSAPGQTGSGTASKPIPMQRHLAKEPEVAEAINTVVVNREMVKRGRLDKSYSTPAYDDEHSDVPPAIEPRKEHLLKAPPVPPPRPKRSLDPEKPPATPASPAQLPEPTAAGFVSSLSNALDSREDSPNKSKLANVIDLKQNRTQPPLPAPAVTPPKPAERTAVPPVPAARPDAKPAAITPPSSEPLTSSPTSSATVPSIVPPTDTSTELLTPNKTKSLTLKKKNSLLSKRRNVSLKTLCVSDIQGHLYRRTKDRSGMSYWAKHYFVLIETTLYGFRSKQSPKANSMIFLSGFTISLAKEVHSRPHAFKVYHPHKTFYFAAETQDALVQWMEYIKQATLKGASTVVAGGSTGGGSSSADHHHNARELYSETDSSDDEIGIMDSTQSLLCTPSPQLSGAGGGSGSHGGSDTTPTASSTKHDHRYHLNFGSLKKLTKLGSSDAGHHGSSSAGSAVAASAAASSTGSGGGGTTSEGSKFFSFFSSHRSVEKSNSSEVPVPTSKFKSYRKVPGSAGGLQIGTASVPPETVSTVVNGVTIRHFKGGSFTGSTVSLLTALEPGELESVLAGYDQSLEPPTPPPLPPPPVPPVKFRLQGPPTIIEAAKRLKRTRKRISPYNYIHASNPNLVEFDFQTSKAMDFSVPKIHAGSTWDNGAHTHGGNLQSMITLKDLMLQKQAEEAQDMYNKRVCLGVEKLDDRKARLGGGGGMSGAEQFASGPGGPAGTGPPPQPAIPEEVNKIQRRRLPNTPDYAQSFKLDDADILYTRSKEGQKLRDFGYEMISGDDPFDQRNKPIRSTVGGSTGASVLSSSVAAGANGSGGGNGNNGAHANGTSTGGGGGGGSIKKKTFNWMNSERKGSNAGDTTIHDGAAAGGSHPIGSASSSSSLFAAPSEHHRTGGGGLVASLSLRDSFKRSKNKAVIARFDNIKASSEKLFQFKQSSGTGGSSSSNNNNDKESLKTKQLDKPAAPGSAVNVNLKHQAAAASISVGALGGKKNSNELNATLDKHIALLFQQQQPSAAPGAAAGKVVAASHSALIKKSNTCNSSSDFKENSAKLQNMRKNSAPERGAAGGGSGSNGGTSYFTKLSFGSTKTPKEKKLLGSPGLHRAIFGKNHHHQGSDSQPTVIDHEVFSPISYTKAPVALPTDTGGSSSSSTAATTPTGTGPPAVATPGSSAAVLIPSFGPNFPPVPRSSPDYPNMEYPPVFEPEMYSLSDPNASLTLLKRRQNHHHHHQPHSHHPHHQHHHQK, from the exons ATGGCTTACATAAACGTCGCCGAATGGAGCACCGACATGGTGACGGACTGGTTGAAAG gCCTGCACGACTCGATGTACCATTACGTGAAATCGTTCACCAACAATGGGGTCGGCGGAAAGCAGCTGCTGAATATACGGCCGTACGAGCTCGAGCAGCTCGGCATGCACGTGATCGGCCACCAGGAAATCGTGCTGGAAGCGGTGGAGAATCTTAAAAACTTT AACTACAACCTGGATAAGGAGAACCTACAGTTCCTGGCGCTACACGTTGCAACGGCGGCCCATTCGCTGGGGAAGCAGCTGGAATTTTCCGACCAGGAAAAGCTGGAGACAGCGGTACTGAAAGATATTACGCGCACGATCACGCACCTGAAAGCGCTAATCGAATGGCTCGATCGGGCACCGTTTAGAG GTCAGAAGAAATTCGACGAATTACGTAAACAGTGCATGCGGTTCGGGCTGGAGGTGGCTACCGTAGCGATGCGTGATCGGTTCTCCCTAATGCCAGTGCAAGCG ATTCGTCAAAACGCCAAAAAGCTAGAAAGCATCGGAGAGTACATCATTAAAGATATTATGGATCCGATCATACTGCAGCCAGCCTCGCTGGATCTAGTGACGCTTAAGAAGCGCGAATCGGACCTAGGATTTCTGATCATGCGAAACTTCCACGGTGTGCACCG CATTACCGAAATAAAATTCAACTCACCCGCCCACAACTCCGGCAAGGTCGAGGAGGGCGATGAGATAGTGCAGATCAACTACCAGACCGTGGTCGGTTGGGAGTACAAAAAGGTCGTGCAGCAGCTTCAGGAATCACCGCCAG ATGTCCTCTTGACGCTTAAAAAACGACCCAAGCACATGAAAATCTACGGCCAGATCTACATCAAACCGTACCGGCTGCCGAGCAAGAAACGGTCACTGCCGTACCGGTGGGGTGAAAGTTTACCCAGCCCGCGGGCTATGGACACGTTCGCGCTGCAGGACTTTACGCTGCCGCTCGAGCGCGTCCCGGAAAAGCACGTCCCGTCCGACAGCGAATCGGAGGGCAGCGACATCCTGACGGTGACGGACGCGAAGGAAGCGGAAAAGGAGATCCGCCTGTACCTGCCGAAACCGCGGGCGGTGCTGCAGCGGCGGCACACGCTGTCCAGCTTCAAAGATCTGGTCGGCGTGTCCTCCTGGCACGAGCCGCAGGGCGGCAAACCGTTGCCGTCGAGTGATCTGCAGAGCTTGCGCGATAAATCGGTATCGTTCGGATTTGGGCTGGAAATGGCACCCCGACCGACGACCACCTGTCTCGGGCTGGGCGGCGGTGGTGCCGATGGGACGGGAGCGAACCACGGAACGGTGCCGGCCAAGTGTAGCAGCTTCGGGGGGCTGCAAAGCTCCCTGCCGGACATTGTGCCGCAGGAGGCGGAAGCGGTGGCGCCACCGCCGAACGATCTTTCGATCGTGGGTGCTAGGCCGGGAAGTGGTGGTAGCATCGAGCATGGGGGAGACAGTGAGGCGTACAAGGCGGGCGTCTCAAAGGTGGTGCGGTTTGAGTCGAGCAGCAAGGCCGACCAGTGCCATGTGGATACGCAGTACACGTGCCAGGTGGACAGCACGGTGCTGGAAACGTTCGAGCCGATACCGTACGTCGACGAAGATCTGCCGGCGGCGGTCGTGCAGCCGCCACCGACGGTGACGGAGCGGGTGAAGCGGTTCGAATCGTTTGCATCCCGCACAACAACgacagcggcggcggcagcaacgATCGTTTCCGTTAATGGTCAGCATGGTGCAAG CGACAACTCTGGCACGTCTGGCAGTGCCCCGGGACAGACAGGATCAGGAACGGCATCGAAACCAATTCCCATGCAACGGCACCTCGCAAAAGAGCCGGAAGTCGCGGAAGCCATCAACACCGTCGTCGTTAACAGGGAAATGGTCAAGCGAGGACGGTTGGACAAAAGCTACAGCACGCCCGCCTACGACGACGAACATTCCGACGTTCCACCGGCGATCGAGCCACGCAAAGAGCATCTGCTGAAGGCACCGCCAGTGCCGCCGCCACGCCCAAAGCGTTCGCTCGACCCGGAAAAGCCCCCTGCAACACCGGCATCCCCTGCACAGCTTCCCGAACCGACCGCCGCCGGGTTCGTCTCCTCCCTCAGCAATGCGCTCGACAGCCGCGAAGACAGCCCGAACAAATCCAAGCTAGCGAACGTGATCGACCTTAAGCAAAACCGCACCCAGCCACCACTTCCCGCACCGGCAGTAACGCCACCAAAACCGGCCGAACGGACGGCAGTCCCGCCCGTACCTGCCGCGCGACCGGACGCGAAACCGGCCGCCATCACGCCTCCCTCGAGCGAGCCTCTGACATCATCGCCAACGTCGTCGGCTACCGTGCCGAGCATCGTACCGCCGACGGACACCAGCACGGAGCTGCTAACGCCCAATAAAACGAAGAGTCTGAcgctgaagaagaaaaactcgCTCCTGTCGAAGCGGCGCAACGTGTCGCTGAAAACGCTGTGCGTCAGCGACATCCAGGGCCACCTGTACCGGCGCACCAAGGACCGGAGCGGGATGTCGTACTGGGCCAAGCACTACTTCGTGCTGATCGAGACGACACTGTACGGCTTTCGCAGCAAGCAGTCGCCGAAAGCAAACAGCATGATCTTTCTCTCTGGGTTTACGATTTCGCTCGCCAAGGAGGTCCATTCCCGGCCGCACGCCTTCAAGGTGTACCATCCGCACAAAACGTTCTACTTTGCGGCCGAAACGCAGGACGCACTGGTGCAGTGGATGGAGTACATTAAGCAGGCCACGCTGAAGGGCGCCAGTACGGTAGTAGCGGGCGGCAGTACCGGTGGGGGCAGCTCATCGGCCGACCATCATCATAACGCCCGGGAGCTTTATTCCGAAACGGACAGCTCGGACGACGAGATCGGGATTATGGACAGCACGCAGAGTCTGCTCTGCACCCCTTCGCCCCAGCTAtccggtgctggtggtggcagCGGATCGCACGGCGGCTCCGACACCACACCGACCGCTTCCTCGACCAAGCACGATCACCGGTACCACCTAAACTTTGGTTCGCTGAAAAAGCTAACCAAGCTCGGTTCGAGCGATGCAGGCCACCACGGGTCTTCTTCTGCTGGTtccgctgttgctgcttcagctgctgcttcatctaccggcagcggcggcggcggtacgACCAGCGAGGGAAGCAAATTCTTCAGCTTCTTCTCCTCCCACCGCAGCGTGGAGAAAAGCAACTCGAGCGAGGTGCCGGTCCCGACGTCCAAGTTCAAGAGCTACCGGAAGGTGCCGGGTTCCGCCGGCGGGCTCCAGATCGGGACGGCCTCCGTGCCGCCGGAAACCGTGTCCACCGTAGTGAACGGCGTAACTATCCGGCACTTCAAAGGCGGAAGCTTCACCGGTAGCACCGTGTCGCTGCTGACCGCGCTCGAGCCGGGCGAGCTGGAATCGGTGCTGGCAGGGTACGATCAAAGCTTGGAACCGCCCACGCCACCGCCCCTGCCGCCACCGCCCGTGCCGCCGGTAAAGTTTCGACTGCAGGGCCCGCCGACCATCATCGAGGCGGCCAAGCGGCTGAAGCGCACGCGCAAGCGCATCTCGCCGTACAACTACATCCACGCGTCCAACCCGAACCTAGTCGAGTTCGACTTCCAAACGTCCAAAGCGATGGACTTTTCCGTGCCAAAGATACACGCCGGCAGCACGTGGGACAATggtgcacacacgcacggcgGCAACCTGCAGTCGATGATCACGCTCAAAGATCTGATGCTGCAGAAGCAGGCGGAGGAGGCGCAGGACATGTACAACAAGCGCGTCTGCCTCGGCGTGGAAAAGCTGGACGATCGTAAGGCGCggttgggtggtggtggtgggatgAGTGGAGCGGAACAGTTTGCGTCGGGTCCAGGTGGTCCAGCTGGGACTGGACCGCCACCGCAACCCGCCATCCCGGAGGAGGTGAACAAGATACAGCGCCGGCGGCTGCCGAACACGCCAGACTACGCGCAAAGCTTCAAGCTGGACGATGCGGACATACTGTACACGCGCAGCAAGGAGGGCCAGAAGCTGCGCGACTTTGGCTACGAGATGATCTCCGGCGACGATCCGTTCGATCAGCGAAACAAGCCGATCCGCTCGACCGTCGGTGGTTCGACCGGTGCGTCGGTGCTGTCGTCTTCGGTGGCGGCGGGAGCGAACGGGAGTGGCGGTGGCAATGGAAACAATGGAGCACATGCGAACGGAACGAGcactggtggcggtggtggtggtggttcgataaaaaagaaaactttcaACTGGATGAATTCCGAGCGAAAGGGTTCGAATGCAGGCGACACGACGATTCACGATGGTGCCGCTGCCGGTGGTTCCCATCCGATCGGGTCCGCATCCAGCTCATCGTCACTATTTGCTGCACCGTCGGAGCATCATCGAACGGGGGGCGGTGGGTTGGTAGCCTCCCTCTCGCTACGGGACAGCTTCAagcgcagcaaaaacaaagccgTCATCGCGCGTTTTGACAACATTAAGGCTAGCAGCGAGAAGCTGTTCCAGTTCAAGCAGTCCAGCGGGACGggcggaagcagcagcagcaacaacaacaacgacaaggAATCGCTCAAAACGAAGCAGCTCGACAAGCCAGCCGCACCGGGCAGTGCGGTGAACGTGAATCTGAAGCACCAAGCTGCGGCAGCCAGCATCAGCGTCGGTGCGCTGGGCGGGAAGAAGAACAGCAACGAGCTAAATGCAACGCTGGACAAACACATCGCGCTGctgttccagcagcagcagccgtcgGCGGCTCCAGGAGCGGCGGCCGGTAAAGTTGTTGCCGCTTCGCACAGTGCATTAATCAAAAAGTCCAACACGTGCAACAGCTCGTCGGATTTTAAGGAAAACTCGGCCAAACTGCAAAACATGCGCAAAAACTCGGCCCCCGAGCGTGGCGCAGCGGGTGGCGGAAGCGGTAGCAATGGGGGAACGTCGTACTTTACGAAGCTTAGCTTTGGGTCGACCAAAACGCCCAAGGAAAAGAAGCTGCTCGGTTCGCCCGGGCTGCATCGAGCGATCTTTGGGAAGAACCATCACCACCAGGGAAGCGACAGTCAGCCGACGGTGATCGATCACGAGGTGTTTTCACCGATATCCTACACTAAG GCACCAGTCGCTCTACCTACGGACACTGGTGGTTCATCGTCGTCGAGCACCGCCGCAACAACACCAACCGGTACGGGGCCACCGGCCGTCGCGACTCCCGGCTCCTCGGCCGCGGTGCTAATACCGAGCTTCGGGCCCAATTTCCCGCCCGTCCCGCGCAGCTCGCCAGACTACCCGAACATGGAGTATCCGCCCGTGTTTGAGCCGGAAATGTACTCGCTGAGCGATCCGAACGCGAGCCTGACGTTGCTAAAGCGTCGCCaaaatcatcaccaccaccatcagcctCATTCGCATCATCcccatcatcaacatcatcatcagaaATGA
- the LOC121595912 gene encoding uncharacterized protein LOC121595912 isoform X2, with amino-acid sequence MYHYVKSFTNNGVGGKQLLNIRPYELEQLGMHVIGHQEIVLEAVENLKNFNYNLDKENLQFLALHVATAAHSLGKQLEFSDQEKLETAVLKDITRTITHLKALIEWLDRAPFRGQKKFDELRKQCMRFGLEVATVAMRDRFSLMPVQAIRQNAKKLESIGEYIIKDIMDPIILQPASLDLVTLKKRESDLGFLIMRNFHGVHRITEIKFNSPAHNSGKVEEGDEIVQINYQTVVGWEYKKVVQQLQESPPDVLLTLKKRPKHMKIYGQIYIKPYRLPSKKRSLPYRWGESLPSPRAMDTFALQDFTLPLERVPEKHVPSDSESEGSDILTVTDAKEAEKEIRLYLPKPRAVLQRRHTLSSFKDLVGVSSWHEPQGGKPLPSSDLQSLRDKSVSFGFGLEMAPRPTTTCLGLGGGGADGTGANHGTVPAKCSSFGGLQSSLPDIVPQEAEAVAPPPNDLSIVGARPGSGGSIEHGGDSEAYKAGVSKVVRFESSSKADQCHVDTQYTCQVDSTVLETFEPIPYVDEDLPAAVVQPPPTVTERVKRFESFASRTTTTAAAAATIVSVNGQHGASDNSGTSGSAPGQTGSGTASKPIPMQRHLAKEPEVAEAINTVVVNREMVKRGRLDKSYSTPAYDDEHSDVPPAIEPRKEHLLKAPPVPPPRPKRSLDPEKPPATPASPAQLPEPTAAGFVSSLSNALDSREDSPNKSKLANVIDLKQNRTQPPLPAPAVTPPKPAERTAVPPVPAARPDAKPAAITPPSSEPLTSSPTSSATVPSIVPPTDTSTELLTPNKTKSLTLKKKNSLLSKRRNVSLKTLCVSDIQGHLYRRTKDRSGMSYWAKHYFVLIETTLYGFRSKQSPKANSMIFLSGFTISLAKEVHSRPHAFKVYHPHKTFYFAAETQDALVQWMEYIKQATLKGASTVVAGGSTGGGSSSADHHHNARELYSETDSSDDEIGIMDSTQSLLCTPSPQLSGAGGGSGSHGGSDTTPTASSTKHDHRYHLNFGSLKKLTKLGSSDAGHHGSSSAGSAVAASAAASSTGSGGGGTTSEGSKFFSFFSSHRSVEKSNSSEVPVPTSKFKSYRKVPGSAGGLQIGTASVPPETVSTVVNGVTIRHFKGGSFTGSTVSLLTALEPGELESVLAGYDQSLEPPTPPPLPPPPVPPVKFRLQGPPTIIEAAKRLKRTRKRISPYNYIHASNPNLVEFDFQTSKAMDFSVPKIHAGSTWDNGAHTHGGNLQSMITLKDLMLQKQAEEAQDMYNKRVCLGVEKLDDRKARLGGGGGMSGAEQFASGPGGPAGTGPPPQPAIPEEVNKIQRRRLPNTPDYAQSFKLDDADILYTRSKEGQKLRDFGYEMISGDDPFDQRNKPIRSTVGGSTGASVLSSSVAAGANGSGGGNGNNGAHANGTSTGGGGGGGSIKKKTFNWMNSERKGSNAGDTTIHDGAAAGGSHPIGSASSSSSLFAAPSEHHRTGGGGLVASLSLRDSFKRSKNKAVIARFDNIKASSEKLFQFKQSSGTGGSSSSNNNNDKESLKTKQLDKPAAPGSAVNVNLKHQAAAASISVGALGGKKNSNELNATLDKHIALLFQQQQPSAAPGAAAGKVVAASHSALIKKSNTCNSSSDFKENSAKLQNMRKNSAPERGAAGGGSGSNGGTSYFTKLSFGSTKTPKEKKLLGSPGLHRAIFGKNHHHQGSDSQPTVIDHEVFSPISYTKAPVALPTDTGGSSSSSTAATTPTGTGPPAVATPGSSAAVLIPSFGPNFPPVPRSSPDYPNMEYPPVFEPEMYSLSDPNASLTLLKRRQNHHHHHQPHSHHPHHQHHHQK; translated from the exons ATGTACCATTACGTGAAATCGTTCACCAACAATGGGGTCGGCGGAAAGCAGCTGCTGAATATACGGCCGTACGAGCTCGAGCAGCTCGGCATGCACGTGATCGGCCACCAGGAAATCGTGCTGGAAGCGGTGGAGAATCTTAAAAACTTT AACTACAACCTGGATAAGGAGAACCTACAGTTCCTGGCGCTACACGTTGCAACGGCGGCCCATTCGCTGGGGAAGCAGCTGGAATTTTCCGACCAGGAAAAGCTGGAGACAGCGGTACTGAAAGATATTACGCGCACGATCACGCACCTGAAAGCGCTAATCGAATGGCTCGATCGGGCACCGTTTAGAG GTCAGAAGAAATTCGACGAATTACGTAAACAGTGCATGCGGTTCGGGCTGGAGGTGGCTACCGTAGCGATGCGTGATCGGTTCTCCCTAATGCCAGTGCAAGCG ATTCGTCAAAACGCCAAAAAGCTAGAAAGCATCGGAGAGTACATCATTAAAGATATTATGGATCCGATCATACTGCAGCCAGCCTCGCTGGATCTAGTGACGCTTAAGAAGCGCGAATCGGACCTAGGATTTCTGATCATGCGAAACTTCCACGGTGTGCACCG CATTACCGAAATAAAATTCAACTCACCCGCCCACAACTCCGGCAAGGTCGAGGAGGGCGATGAGATAGTGCAGATCAACTACCAGACCGTGGTCGGTTGGGAGTACAAAAAGGTCGTGCAGCAGCTTCAGGAATCACCGCCAG ATGTCCTCTTGACGCTTAAAAAACGACCCAAGCACATGAAAATCTACGGCCAGATCTACATCAAACCGTACCGGCTGCCGAGCAAGAAACGGTCACTGCCGTACCGGTGGGGTGAAAGTTTACCCAGCCCGCGGGCTATGGACACGTTCGCGCTGCAGGACTTTACGCTGCCGCTCGAGCGCGTCCCGGAAAAGCACGTCCCGTCCGACAGCGAATCGGAGGGCAGCGACATCCTGACGGTGACGGACGCGAAGGAAGCGGAAAAGGAGATCCGCCTGTACCTGCCGAAACCGCGGGCGGTGCTGCAGCGGCGGCACACGCTGTCCAGCTTCAAAGATCTGGTCGGCGTGTCCTCCTGGCACGAGCCGCAGGGCGGCAAACCGTTGCCGTCGAGTGATCTGCAGAGCTTGCGCGATAAATCGGTATCGTTCGGATTTGGGCTGGAAATGGCACCCCGACCGACGACCACCTGTCTCGGGCTGGGCGGCGGTGGTGCCGATGGGACGGGAGCGAACCACGGAACGGTGCCGGCCAAGTGTAGCAGCTTCGGGGGGCTGCAAAGCTCCCTGCCGGACATTGTGCCGCAGGAGGCGGAAGCGGTGGCGCCACCGCCGAACGATCTTTCGATCGTGGGTGCTAGGCCGGGAAGTGGTGGTAGCATCGAGCATGGGGGAGACAGTGAGGCGTACAAGGCGGGCGTCTCAAAGGTGGTGCGGTTTGAGTCGAGCAGCAAGGCCGACCAGTGCCATGTGGATACGCAGTACACGTGCCAGGTGGACAGCACGGTGCTGGAAACGTTCGAGCCGATACCGTACGTCGACGAAGATCTGCCGGCGGCGGTCGTGCAGCCGCCACCGACGGTGACGGAGCGGGTGAAGCGGTTCGAATCGTTTGCATCCCGCACAACAACgacagcggcggcggcagcaacgATCGTTTCCGTTAATGGTCAGCATGGTGCAAG CGACAACTCTGGCACGTCTGGCAGTGCCCCGGGACAGACAGGATCAGGAACGGCATCGAAACCAATTCCCATGCAACGGCACCTCGCAAAAGAGCCGGAAGTCGCGGAAGCCATCAACACCGTCGTCGTTAACAGGGAAATGGTCAAGCGAGGACGGTTGGACAAAAGCTACAGCACGCCCGCCTACGACGACGAACATTCCGACGTTCCACCGGCGATCGAGCCACGCAAAGAGCATCTGCTGAAGGCACCGCCAGTGCCGCCGCCACGCCCAAAGCGTTCGCTCGACCCGGAAAAGCCCCCTGCAACACCGGCATCCCCTGCACAGCTTCCCGAACCGACCGCCGCCGGGTTCGTCTCCTCCCTCAGCAATGCGCTCGACAGCCGCGAAGACAGCCCGAACAAATCCAAGCTAGCGAACGTGATCGACCTTAAGCAAAACCGCACCCAGCCACCACTTCCCGCACCGGCAGTAACGCCACCAAAACCGGCCGAACGGACGGCAGTCCCGCCCGTACCTGCCGCGCGACCGGACGCGAAACCGGCCGCCATCACGCCTCCCTCGAGCGAGCCTCTGACATCATCGCCAACGTCGTCGGCTACCGTGCCGAGCATCGTACCGCCGACGGACACCAGCACGGAGCTGCTAACGCCCAATAAAACGAAGAGTCTGAcgctgaagaagaaaaactcgCTCCTGTCGAAGCGGCGCAACGTGTCGCTGAAAACGCTGTGCGTCAGCGACATCCAGGGCCACCTGTACCGGCGCACCAAGGACCGGAGCGGGATGTCGTACTGGGCCAAGCACTACTTCGTGCTGATCGAGACGACACTGTACGGCTTTCGCAGCAAGCAGTCGCCGAAAGCAAACAGCATGATCTTTCTCTCTGGGTTTACGATTTCGCTCGCCAAGGAGGTCCATTCCCGGCCGCACGCCTTCAAGGTGTACCATCCGCACAAAACGTTCTACTTTGCGGCCGAAACGCAGGACGCACTGGTGCAGTGGATGGAGTACATTAAGCAGGCCACGCTGAAGGGCGCCAGTACGGTAGTAGCGGGCGGCAGTACCGGTGGGGGCAGCTCATCGGCCGACCATCATCATAACGCCCGGGAGCTTTATTCCGAAACGGACAGCTCGGACGACGAGATCGGGATTATGGACAGCACGCAGAGTCTGCTCTGCACCCCTTCGCCCCAGCTAtccggtgctggtggtggcagCGGATCGCACGGCGGCTCCGACACCACACCGACCGCTTCCTCGACCAAGCACGATCACCGGTACCACCTAAACTTTGGTTCGCTGAAAAAGCTAACCAAGCTCGGTTCGAGCGATGCAGGCCACCACGGGTCTTCTTCTGCTGGTtccgctgttgctgcttcagctgctgcttcatctaccggcagcggcggcggcggtacgACCAGCGAGGGAAGCAAATTCTTCAGCTTCTTCTCCTCCCACCGCAGCGTGGAGAAAAGCAACTCGAGCGAGGTGCCGGTCCCGACGTCCAAGTTCAAGAGCTACCGGAAGGTGCCGGGTTCCGCCGGCGGGCTCCAGATCGGGACGGCCTCCGTGCCGCCGGAAACCGTGTCCACCGTAGTGAACGGCGTAACTATCCGGCACTTCAAAGGCGGAAGCTTCACCGGTAGCACCGTGTCGCTGCTGACCGCGCTCGAGCCGGGCGAGCTGGAATCGGTGCTGGCAGGGTACGATCAAAGCTTGGAACCGCCCACGCCACCGCCCCTGCCGCCACCGCCCGTGCCGCCGGTAAAGTTTCGACTGCAGGGCCCGCCGACCATCATCGAGGCGGCCAAGCGGCTGAAGCGCACGCGCAAGCGCATCTCGCCGTACAACTACATCCACGCGTCCAACCCGAACCTAGTCGAGTTCGACTTCCAAACGTCCAAAGCGATGGACTTTTCCGTGCCAAAGATACACGCCGGCAGCACGTGGGACAATggtgcacacacgcacggcgGCAACCTGCAGTCGATGATCACGCTCAAAGATCTGATGCTGCAGAAGCAGGCGGAGGAGGCGCAGGACATGTACAACAAGCGCGTCTGCCTCGGCGTGGAAAAGCTGGACGATCGTAAGGCGCggttgggtggtggtggtgggatgAGTGGAGCGGAACAGTTTGCGTCGGGTCCAGGTGGTCCAGCTGGGACTGGACCGCCACCGCAACCCGCCATCCCGGAGGAGGTGAACAAGATACAGCGCCGGCGGCTGCCGAACACGCCAGACTACGCGCAAAGCTTCAAGCTGGACGATGCGGACATACTGTACACGCGCAGCAAGGAGGGCCAGAAGCTGCGCGACTTTGGCTACGAGATGATCTCCGGCGACGATCCGTTCGATCAGCGAAACAAGCCGATCCGCTCGACCGTCGGTGGTTCGACCGGTGCGTCGGTGCTGTCGTCTTCGGTGGCGGCGGGAGCGAACGGGAGTGGCGGTGGCAATGGAAACAATGGAGCACATGCGAACGGAACGAGcactggtggcggtggtggtggtggttcgataaaaaagaaaactttcaACTGGATGAATTCCGAGCGAAAGGGTTCGAATGCAGGCGACACGACGATTCACGATGGTGCCGCTGCCGGTGGTTCCCATCCGATCGGGTCCGCATCCAGCTCATCGTCACTATTTGCTGCACCGTCGGAGCATCATCGAACGGGGGGCGGTGGGTTGGTAGCCTCCCTCTCGCTACGGGACAGCTTCAagcgcagcaaaaacaaagccgTCATCGCGCGTTTTGACAACATTAAGGCTAGCAGCGAGAAGCTGTTCCAGTTCAAGCAGTCCAGCGGGACGggcggaagcagcagcagcaacaacaacaacgacaaggAATCGCTCAAAACGAAGCAGCTCGACAAGCCAGCCGCACCGGGCAGTGCGGTGAACGTGAATCTGAAGCACCAAGCTGCGGCAGCCAGCATCAGCGTCGGTGCGCTGGGCGGGAAGAAGAACAGCAACGAGCTAAATGCAACGCTGGACAAACACATCGCGCTGctgttccagcagcagcagccgtcgGCGGCTCCAGGAGCGGCGGCCGGTAAAGTTGTTGCCGCTTCGCACAGTGCATTAATCAAAAAGTCCAACACGTGCAACAGCTCGTCGGATTTTAAGGAAAACTCGGCCAAACTGCAAAACATGCGCAAAAACTCGGCCCCCGAGCGTGGCGCAGCGGGTGGCGGAAGCGGTAGCAATGGGGGAACGTCGTACTTTACGAAGCTTAGCTTTGGGTCGACCAAAACGCCCAAGGAAAAGAAGCTGCTCGGTTCGCCCGGGCTGCATCGAGCGATCTTTGGGAAGAACCATCACCACCAGGGAAGCGACAGTCAGCCGACGGTGATCGATCACGAGGTGTTTTCACCGATATCCTACACTAAG GCACCAGTCGCTCTACCTACGGACACTGGTGGTTCATCGTCGTCGAGCACCGCCGCAACAACACCAACCGGTACGGGGCCACCGGCCGTCGCGACTCCCGGCTCCTCGGCCGCGGTGCTAATACCGAGCTTCGGGCCCAATTTCCCGCCCGTCCCGCGCAGCTCGCCAGACTACCCGAACATGGAGTATCCGCCCGTGTTTGAGCCGGAAATGTACTCGCTGAGCGATCCGAACGCGAGCCTGACGTTGCTAAAGCGTCGCCaaaatcatcaccaccaccatcagcctCATTCGCATCATCcccatcatcaacatcatcatcagaaATGA